The Heliorestis convoluta genome includes the window TCTAATGGAGAAGAAAAGGCGGCTTTTGTTGTAGATGCCTTTATTACAGAAAGCCAGGTGATTGTGAAGCCTTTTTGTTCTCTTCTGAAGAGAATCCGCAATGTCATGGGCGTTACCGTACTCGGAACGGGGACAATTTGTACTGTATTAAATCCTTATGACCTAGTGAAAGCGGTGCAAAAAGAGAGAGTTAAAACTTTTTCGCTCCGACAAGCTCCTGTTGAGAAAAAAAAGACATCTGTTTTATTGGTAGAAGACTCTATCACGACGCGTGTTCAAGTAAAAAGAATTTTAGAAAGCCAAGATTTCGTCGTAACAACAGCCGTTGATGGAGCAGAAGCTTGGCAACTGTTGCAGGATCATCCCTTTCATGCTGTTGTAACAGATGTAGAAATGCCCAATATGGATGGCTTTACTTTAACAGAGAAGATTCGTCAAAGCCCCAATCTCAAGCAATTACCTATCATTTTGCTAACGTCACTGATGAAAGAAAGTGAAAAAAAGCGTGGTGTAGCGGCGGGCGCCGATGCATACTTGGTTAAATCTTCTTTTGAACAAGAAGTTCTAATCAATACATTGCATCGGCTGTTATAGGAAAAGAAAGGCGGCCTGTTATAAGTGCCTAGGATCGATAGAGAAACCCCTTCTGTAATTGCCATTGGGGCTTCTACGGGTGGCCCTCCTGTTTTCCTTCAAATCCTACAAGCCTTACCAAAAAAATTTCCTGTACCTATCGTGGCCGTACAACATGTGGCAGAAGGTTTTATGAACTCTCTAGTTGGTTGGCTGCAACAGCACTGTCGTGTAAAAGTTAAATTGGCAGAAAAAGGCGAACGAATTTGTAGAGGAACAGTATACTTTGCGCCAGAAGGCTATCATCTAGAAGTAAATTCAAGTGGAATCATTGCACTTTCTTCAGCACCGCCACAAGCCGGTCATCGTCCGTCCATTGATCTAACTTTTCAGTCTTTGTGTTGCTTTAGTCCTTGTTGTTGGGCTTTTCTCCTAACGGGCATGGGCAAAGATGGGGCACAAGGATTGAAAGGCCTTCATGATAGTGGTTGTTACACGGTAGTGCAAGACCCTGCTTCGTCTATTATTTATGGAATGCCTGGAGAAGCCCTTCGCTTACATGCTGTTGATGAGGTGTTGTCGCCACCGTTGATGATTGAACGGCTCTTGGGACTTGTTGAAAGAAAAGCATTGTAAACAAAGAAAAGCCTGCCCGATATAAAAGGGCAGGCTTTTTCTGTTAAATATTATGCCAATCTTGAAAAACTGGTTGATAGCCTTTCTGAAGTAACATCTGACGAATTTCTTCCGTTGATCGTTCGTCAGAAATGATAAATTGACCGTCTTTCGCTTCTTCATCAATATGGCCACCTACCGCTGTATTTACACCGGAAGAAAGACGAGTCACGCCCAAAGGCACTAGATTGTCTCGTAATGCAGCCGATTCCCTCGTGGAAAGCGTAATGCCCAGACGGGGCATAAAGAGGCGGAAAGCGAGGATGATCTGAACTAGATCGCGATCAGAAACGGGCGCTGTTGGTTGATATCCTTCAGGGCCGCTCTTAATGCGAGGGATAGAAACGGATATTTCCGTATCTAAGTAACGGTCTTGCAAGTATTGTGCATGGAGCCCTGTGAAAAAGACTTCAGAAGGCCAATGATGTAAACCAAGAAGAGCCCCAACATTCACGCGCCTCATGGCAGCTTGACAACCACGCTCCGGTGCATCGAGGCGCCAACGATAATCACGCTTGGGGCCAGCAGGATGGAGTGACTCGTAGGTCTTTTCATCATACACTTCCTGATAAATCGTTAATCCATCAACGCCATGCTTTGTTAGCAAAGTGTATTCTTCAGTGCTTAAAGCATTGATTTCAACAGATAAGGAAGTAAAGGATTCTTTGATAATATCCAGTGCTTGTACCAGATATTCTAGGGGCTCTTTGCCTGGCACATCGCCTGTTAATAGCAAGACTTGCTTTAATCCTGTTGAAGCAATTGCCTTTGCTTCTGCTTCAATTTCTTCTGGTGACAAGCGACGTCTCTGAATCTCTTTGTTAATATGACTAAAATTACAATAGAGGCAGCGATTCACACATTGATTGGACAAATAAA containing:
- a CDS encoding CheB methylesterase domain-containing protein, with the translated sequence MPRIDRETPSVIAIGASTGGPPVFLQILQALPKKFPVPIVAVQHVAEGFMNSLVGWLQQHCRVKVKLAEKGERICRGTVYFAPEGYHLEVNSSGIIALSSAPPQAGHRPSIDLTFQSLCCFSPCCWAFLLTGMGKDGAQGLKGLHDSGCYTVVQDPASSIIYGMPGEALRLHAVDEVLSPPLMIERLLGLVERKAL
- the thiH gene encoding 2-iminoacetate synthase ThiH; this encodes MSFYPLLKSYDGLDVNDYMRKVTSQRVASIIRKERLQALDFLALLSPAATEFLEEMAQKAHRLTLQHFGRTIQLYTPLYLSNQCVNRCLYCNFSHINKEIQRRRLSPEEIEAEAKAIASTGLKQVLLLTGDVPGKEPLEYLVQALDIIKESFTSLSVEINALSTEEYTLLTKHGVDGLTIYQEVYDEKTYESLHPAGPKRDYRWRLDAPERGCQAAMRRVNVGALLGLHHWPSEVFFTGLHAQYLQDRYLDTEISVSIPRIKSGPEGYQPTAPVSDRDLVQIILAFRLFMPRLGITLSTRESAALRDNLVPLGVTRLSSGVNTAVGGHIDEEAKDGQFIISDERSTEEIRQMLLQKGYQPVFQDWHNI